Proteins from a single region of Argiope bruennichi chromosome 6, qqArgBrue1.1, whole genome shotgun sequence:
- the LOC129972997 gene encoding pyruvate dehydrogenase [acetyl-transferring]-phosphatase 1, mitochondrial-like: MAPCVLRSCIGVSQAISWSKAVLLLKRGIMTACRSPPNFRKCHSYGVPKLSPQEVSQILRVNEGSFEVNASSIRAFDANQLPSNVPIEDRICVARCRFTTGMLFGVFDGHGGPDVAEVVSQRLFDYIALTLLPFSILKELVDSNSDLCGKLTEIYTDITLPPKLLRIHNNSLRRYAIEILERQDETDDFQMHHALSQAFLKLDTDLSQEIIEIAPSDLELLPLAIMGACACVAHVDGSHLHLATSGDCRAVLGILSDANKWVCKPLGYEHNTDNVDEMRRILSEHPKSELNTVIKNERLLGQLAPLRAFGDYPYKWKTSLQKKLLLPVFGQGILPPNYYTPPYLTARPEVFHHHLTARDRFLVIASDGLWEQMLPHKVVKFVGEHTTGKQTLDLLKLPRRHMRLEEINEILMQREIGLSKKPTDTNASTHLIRNALGRTEYGVEHSRLSAMLTLPDDMVRNFRDDISVIVVYFDTDYLRQSPAE; the protein is encoded by the exons ATGGCTCCATGCGTATTGCGTAGCTGCATTGGTGTGTCCCAGGCAATCAGCTGGTCGAAGGCTGTGTTATTATTGAAAAGGGGTATCATGACTGCTTGCCGGTCACCCCCGAACTTTCGCAAATGTCATTCCTACGGCGTTCCAAAACTGAGTCCTCAAGAG GTCTCTCAGATTTTGCGAGTCAATGAAGGGAGTTTTGAGGTGAATGCATCCTCAATAAGAGCCTTCGATGCCAACCAGCTGCCTTCCAATGTCCCAATAGAGGATCGCATATGTGTTGCTCGGTGTCGCTTCACAACAGGGATGCTTTTTGGAGTGTTTGATGGACATGGTGGGCCAGATGTTGCAGAAGTAGTCAGCCAAAGACTTTTTGACTACATTGCATTAACATTATTGCCATTTTCCATACTTAAAGAACTTGTCGATTCAAACTCAGATCTATGTGGcaaattaactgaaatatataCAGATATAACTCTGCCTCCCAAGTTATTACGAATACATAATAATAGTTTAAGGAGGTATGCAATTGAAATATTGGAGAGACAGGATGAGACGGATGACTTTCAAATGCATCATGCATTATctcaagcatttttaaaattagatactgATTTATCTCAGGAAATTATAGAAATCGCACCTTCCGATCTAGAATTGTTACCTCTTGCCATCATGGGTGCTTGTGCATGTGTGGCGCATGTTGACGGATCTCATCTTCACTTGGCAACAAGTGGGGATTGCCGGGCTGTGCTTGGAATTTTATCTGATGCCAATAAATGGGTTTGCAAACCTCTTGGTTATGAACACAATACAGACAATGTTGATGAAATGCGAAGAATACTATCGGAGCATCCCAAATCAGAATTGAATACTGTGATAAAGAATGAACGATTACTTGGACAATTAGCACCTCTTAGGGCCTTTGGTGACTATCCTTACAAATGGAAAACTAGTCTACAGAAGAAATTATTACTGCCAGTTTTTGGTCAAGGTATACTGCCTCCAAACTATTATACTCCTCCATATTTAACTGCCAGGCCTGAAGTATTTCATCACCATCTCACTGCCAGGGATCGGTTTCTAGTAATTGCCTCGGATGGTCTGTGGGAACAGATGTTGCCACACAAAGTTGTAAAGTTTGTAGGCGAGCACACAACTGGAAAACAGACACTTGACTTATTGAAACTACCCCGTAGACATATGAGAttggaagaaataaatgaaatcctTATGCAAAGAGAGATAGGGCTGTCAAAAAAACCAACTGATACAAATGCTTCAACTCATTTGATCAGGAATGCCCTCGGCCGAACAGAATATGGTGTGGAACATAGTCGGCTTTCTGCTATGTTGACGTTGCCCGATGATATGGTCAGAAATTTTAGAGATGATATATCTGTTATTGTTGTATATTTTGATACAGATTACCTTCGTCAGAGTCCAGCTGAATGA